The following proteins are encoded in a genomic region of Haloarcula salinisoli:
- a CDS encoding histidine phosphatase family protein, whose product MADTVWVVRHGQRQDSVDPSWQDHADRVHDPPLTDLGRWAAWRTGRRFVEAGIHLDAVYASPFLRTAETAEEICRETGNDALLEPGLGEHRNAEWFDADPETVPQEHLAEWFDPITLDHDSYLVPEFPESHEAAMTRAGNVARQIAADTDGSLLLVGHGLTVGGVVDGLVGSADGVDAPLCGVTRLDRNRGNWELAFSGDTTHLDV is encoded by the coding sequence ATGGCAGACACCGTCTGGGTCGTCAGACACGGCCAGCGACAGGACAGCGTCGACCCCTCGTGGCAGGACCACGCCGACCGCGTCCACGACCCGCCGCTGACAGACCTCGGCCGATGGGCGGCCTGGCGGACCGGGCGTCGGTTCGTCGAGGCGGGCATCCACCTCGACGCGGTGTACGCCTCGCCGTTCCTCAGGACGGCCGAGACCGCAGAGGAGATATGCCGCGAGACGGGCAACGACGCCCTGCTGGAGCCGGGGCTGGGCGAACACCGCAACGCCGAGTGGTTCGACGCCGACCCCGAGACCGTCCCCCAGGAACACCTCGCGGAGTGGTTCGACCCAATAACCCTCGACCACGACTCCTATCTCGTCCCCGAGTTCCCCGAGAGCCACGAGGCGGCGATGACCCGGGCCGGGAACGTCGCCCGGCAGATCGCGGCGGACACCGACGGCTCGCTGCTGCTCGTCGGGCACGGGCTCACCGTGGGCGGCGTGGTCGACGGACTCGTCGGGTCGGCCGACGGTGTCGACGCGCCGCTGTGTGGGGTGACCCGCCTCGATCGGAACCGAGGCAACTGGGAACTGGCGTTCTCCGGCGACACGACGCATCTCGACGTGTAA
- a CDS encoding DUF7124 domain-containing protein, whose protein sequence is MDGGSGDMTLAFDLDALKELAYPDSVFTDARQWSEYVGVISEQPTYVVTNFTRKHRIRQDFFSGPRGREESLVNVKEQFDTDRYVFVGSGEADADLAEATDWEFLPVENAAEAADWELGEPQAPEATANEADEERDDWP, encoded by the coding sequence ATGGACGGCGGCAGCGGCGATATGACACTCGCGTTCGACCTCGACGCCCTCAAAGAGCTTGCCTACCCGGACAGCGTGTTCACCGACGCGCGCCAATGGTCCGAGTACGTCGGCGTCATCTCCGAACAGCCCACCTACGTCGTGACGAACTTCACGCGGAAACACCGCATCAGACAGGACTTCTTCTCGGGGCCCCGCGGCCGCGAAGAGAGTCTCGTGAACGTCAAAGAGCAGTTCGACACGGACCGGTACGTCTTCGTCGGGAGCGGCGAGGCCGACGCCGACCTGGCCGAGGCGACCGACTGGGAGTTCCTCCCCGTCGAGAACGCTGCCGAAGCGGCCGACTGGGAACTGGGCGAACCACAGGCACCCGAGGCGACGGCCAACGAGGCGGACGAGGAACGCGACGACTGGCCGTAG
- a CDS encoding DUF5305 domain-containing protein, whose protein sequence is MGNWYWRAKVAIADNYSALVVVAVLVCALGGYLTFTAAGSGATETAVRETDSWQSSGEFTHRATVVNGTAAFERGAVLRNRSVYFLRVTPILDGTFVYGFGATGSGDLDVNTSVALRYQSVSPANEGNQTVYWRVERPLNRSTATLSPGERTRTPFSVNVSAAAAEAERIDAQLGGTPGDVEVTVLARVRIDGTRNGQQVRTTRVYRTRLVPSDGTYEVRNDEPRTESGHQTVRRTVPDGSDSLGSTAGPALLVVGLAGMGGLGLFRRSEHFTVTDAQRELSSYEREREEFDEWITAGRLPESTFEDSRIKVDSLAGLVDVAIDSERRVIEDTERDVYVVLADGYRYIYYPPKGASLVDDGESGDTERGRPPSMDGTDDGAGGGPL, encoded by the coding sequence ATGGGTAACTGGTACTGGCGCGCTAAGGTGGCTATCGCCGATAACTACAGCGCGCTCGTCGTCGTCGCGGTGCTCGTCTGCGCTCTCGGGGGCTATCTGACGTTCACGGCCGCCGGCAGTGGCGCCACAGAGACGGCAGTCCGGGAGACGGATTCCTGGCAATCGAGCGGCGAGTTCACGCACCGGGCGACGGTCGTCAACGGGACGGCGGCCTTCGAGCGGGGGGCGGTCCTGCGGAACCGTTCGGTCTACTTCCTGCGTGTGACGCCGATTCTCGACGGTACCTTCGTCTACGGCTTCGGGGCGACCGGCAGCGGCGACCTCGACGTGAACACGTCGGTCGCGTTGCGCTATCAGTCGGTGTCGCCGGCCAACGAGGGCAACCAGACGGTGTACTGGCGCGTGGAGCGGCCGCTGAACCGTTCGACGGCGACGCTCTCACCGGGCGAACGGACGCGGACGCCGTTCTCTGTGAACGTGAGCGCCGCCGCGGCTGAGGCCGAGCGCATCGACGCCCAGCTCGGCGGGACACCCGGCGACGTAGAAGTCACGGTCCTCGCCCGCGTACGCATCGACGGGACTCGGAACGGCCAGCAGGTACGGACGACGCGGGTCTACCGGACCCGACTCGTCCCGTCGGACGGCACCTACGAGGTGCGAAACGACGAGCCGAGGACAGAGTCTGGGCACCAGACCGTCCGTCGAACGGTTCCGGACGGGTCGGACTCGCTCGGCTCGACTGCCGGGCCGGCACTGCTCGTCGTCGGCCTCGCCGGAATGGGGGGACTGGGGCTGTTCCGTCGGTCGGAGCACTTCACCGTCACAGACGCCCAGCGTGAGCTGTCGTCCTACGAGCGCGAACGCGAGGAGTTCGACGAGTGGATAACGGCCGGCCGGCTCCCAGAATCGACGTTCGAGGACAGCCGCATCAAGGTGGATTCGCTGGCGGGGCTGGTCGACGTCGCCATCGACTCCGAGCGGCGGGTCATCGAAGACACCGAGCGGGACGTCTACGTCGTCCTCGCCGACGGCTATCGGTACATCTACTACCCACCGAAAGGAGCCTCACTGGTTGACGACGGCGAGTCGGGAGACACCGAGCGCGGGCGTCCACCATCTATGGACGGGACGGACGACGGCGCTGGCGGGGGCCCGTTGTAG
- the carB gene encoding carbamoyl-phosphate synthase large subunit, which translates to MTAEEDRTILLIGSGPIKIGQAAEFDYSGAQACRALQEEGARVVLVNSNPATIMTDPDMADKVYLEPINTEAITEIIRKENPDGVIAGLGGQTGLNVTAELAEEGVLEEYDVDVMGTPLDTIYATEDRELFRQRMEKIGEPVPRSTTISLDEDESVTDFDEANFRERIQDAVDEVGGLPVIARTTYTLGGSGSGVVDDFEELVERVRKGLRLSRNSEVLITESISGWVELEYEVMRDADDSCIIICNMENIDPMGIHTGESTVVTPSQVIPDEGHQQMRDSALKVIRELGIQGGCNIQHAWRDDGTPGGEYRVVEVNPRVSRSSALASKATGYPIARVTAKVALGKRLHEIENEITGETTAAFEPAIDYIVTKVPRWPIDKFTDTDFELSTAMKSTGEAMSIGRTFPESLLKALRSSEYNPAVDFETVGDDELEEEYLVRPSPDRPYAIFEAFLRGYTVEEVVELTDIHEWYVERFEEVADAAEAAIAGDYETAAAAGFTDQEITALAGGEFNDTHVSWLPAGLDSDDDGEAEIEAATDGSGVQIEDVESETVHRDYKLVDTCAGEFEATTPYYYSTRDPISGIDRNELLVDPEVESVVVVGGGPIRIGQGVEFDYCSVHAVQALEAMGIDAHVVNNNPETVSTDYDTSDGLFFEPVTAEEVADVAESTGADGVMVQFGGQTSVDIGEPLEDELARRDLDCEILGTSVEAMDLAEDRDRFNKLMDELGIAQAEGGTATSKEEALELAHDIGYPVLVRPSYVLGGRAMDVVYNDDDLETYIEEAVRVSPDKPILVDEFLADAVELDVDAVADEDDVLIGGVMEHVETAGVHSGDSACMIPPRSQEIKDVMPRIREVTEDIADALDTVGLLNVQLAVRDGEVYVLEANPRSSRTVPFISKTTGVPIAKIAARVMAGESLAELDIEEQIPEQVSVKEVVLPFDRLPGSDPRLGPEMKSTGEVMGTAGSFGKAYQKAQMCVGKDIPLEGTALVDFGVRGYEDHFDVVSLDDFEDTEAVVEAIQAGDIDLVASRDRDVLEACVEETVTYFSTRESTEAALEAINSADQPLAVQAISERPKTARQWGSE; encoded by the coding sequence ATGACAGCCGAGGAAGACCGCACAATTCTGCTTATCGGGAGCGGCCCCATCAAGATCGGCCAGGCAGCCGAATTCGACTACTCCGGCGCCCAGGCCTGTCGGGCCCTCCAGGAGGAGGGCGCGCGCGTGGTACTGGTCAACTCCAATCCGGCGACCATCATGACCGACCCGGACATGGCCGACAAGGTGTACCTCGAACCCATCAACACCGAGGCCATCACCGAGATCATCCGGAAGGAGAACCCGGACGGCGTCATCGCCGGTCTGGGCGGCCAGACCGGCCTCAACGTCACCGCAGAACTCGCCGAGGAGGGCGTCTTAGAGGAGTACGACGTCGACGTGATGGGGACGCCGCTGGACACCATCTACGCCACCGAGGACCGCGAGCTGTTCCGCCAGCGCATGGAGAAAATCGGTGAGCCGGTCCCCCGCTCGACCACCATCTCACTCGACGAGGACGAGTCGGTCACGGACTTCGACGAGGCAAACTTCCGCGAGCGCATCCAGGACGCAGTCGACGAGGTCGGCGGCCTCCCGGTCATCGCCCGCACAACCTACACGCTGGGTGGCTCCGGCTCCGGCGTCGTCGACGACTTCGAAGAGCTCGTCGAGCGTGTGCGCAAAGGACTTCGCCTCTCACGGAACTCGGAAGTGCTCATCACCGAGTCCATCTCCGGCTGGGTCGAACTGGAGTACGAGGTCATGCGCGACGCCGACGACTCCTGTATCATCATCTGCAACATGGAGAACATCGACCCGATGGGCATCCACACCGGGGAGTCTACCGTCGTCACGCCCTCGCAGGTCATCCCCGACGAGGGCCACCAGCAGATGCGTGACTCCGCGCTGAAGGTCATCCGCGAACTCGGCATCCAGGGCGGCTGTAACATCCAGCACGCCTGGCGCGACGACGGCACCCCCGGCGGCGAGTACCGCGTCGTCGAGGTGAACCCCCGAGTTTCGCGCTCCTCCGCGCTCGCGTCGAAGGCGACGGGCTACCCCATCGCCCGCGTCACCGCGAAGGTCGCGCTGGGCAAACGCCTCCACGAGATAGAAAACGAGATTACCGGCGAGACCACGGCCGCCTTCGAGCCGGCCATCGACTACATCGTCACCAAAGTGCCGCGCTGGCCCATCGACAAGTTCACCGACACCGACTTCGAGCTGTCGACGGCGATGAAGTCGACGGGCGAGGCGATGTCCATCGGCCGAACCTTCCCCGAATCGCTGCTGAAGGCACTGCGCTCCTCGGAGTACAACCCCGCCGTTGACTTCGAAACGGTCGGCGACGACGAGCTCGAAGAAGAGTATCTGGTGCGTCCCTCGCCCGACCGCCCGTACGCCATCTTCGAGGCGTTCCTCCGTGGCTACACCGTCGAGGAGGTTGTCGAACTGACCGACATCCACGAGTGGTACGTCGAGCGCTTCGAGGAGGTCGCCGACGCGGCGGAGGCCGCCATCGCGGGCGACTACGAGACCGCCGCGGCGGCCGGCTTCACCGACCAGGAAATCACAGCCCTCGCGGGCGGTGAGTTCAACGACACCCACGTCTCGTGGCTGCCCGCCGGGCTGGACAGCGACGACGACGGCGAGGCGGAAATCGAGGCAGCCACGGACGGGAGCGGCGTCCAGATAGAGGACGTCGAGAGCGAGACAGTCCACCGGGACTACAAGCTCGTCGACACCTGCGCCGGCGAGTTCGAGGCGACGACGCCGTACTACTACTCGACGCGTGACCCAATCTCGGGCATCGACCGCAACGAACTGCTGGTCGACCCAGAGGTCGAGAGCGTCGTCGTGGTCGGCGGCGGCCCCATCCGCATCGGCCAGGGCGTGGAGTTCGACTACTGCTCGGTCCACGCTGTCCAGGCCCTGGAGGCGATGGGCATCGACGCCCACGTCGTCAACAACAACCCCGAAACGGTGTCGACGGACTACGACACCTCCGACGGACTCTTCTTCGAGCCCGTCACAGCCGAGGAGGTCGCCGACGTGGCCGAGTCGACGGGTGCCGACGGCGTGATGGTCCAGTTCGGTGGCCAGACCTCCGTCGACATCGGCGAACCCCTGGAGGACGAACTGGCCCGGCGCGACCTCGACTGCGAGATTCTCGGAACGAGCGTCGAGGCGATGGACTTAGCCGAGGACCGCGACCGCTTCAACAAGCTGATGGACGAACTCGGCATCGCACAGGCCGAGGGTGGCACGGCGACGAGCAAGGAGGAAGCACTGGAGTTGGCCCACGACATCGGCTACCCGGTGCTGGTGCGCCCGTCCTACGTCCTCGGTGGGCGTGCGATGGACGTCGTCTACAACGACGACGACCTGGAGACGTACATCGAGGAGGCAGTGCGTGTCTCCCCGGACAAGCCCATCCTGGTCGACGAGTTCCTCGCCGACGCCGTCGAGCTCGACGTCGACGCCGTCGCCGACGAGGACGACGTGCTCATCGGCGGCGTGATGGAACACGTCGAGACCGCCGGGGTCCATTCGGGCGACTCGGCGTGTATGATTCCGCCTCGCTCCCAGGAGATCAAGGACGTGATGCCCCGCATCCGCGAGGTCACCGAGGACATCGCCGACGCGCTCGACACCGTCGGCCTGCTGAACGTCCAGCTCGCCGTGCGTGACGGCGAGGTCTACGTCCTGGAGGCGAACCCGCGCTCGTCCCGTACCGTGCCGTTCATCTCGAAGACGACGGGCGTCCCGATTGCGAAAATCGCCGCCCGCGTCATGGCCGGCGAGAGCCTGGCCGAGCTGGACATCGAGGAGCAGATCCCCGAACAGGTCTCGGTCAAGGAGGTCGTCCTGCCCTTCGACCGCCTGCCGGGCTCGGACCCGCGTCTCGGCCCCGAGATGAAGTCGACCGGCGAGGTCATGGGCACCGCCGGCTCCTTCGGCAAGGCCTACCAGAAGGCCCAGATGTGCGTCGGGAAGGATATC
- a CDS encoding NAD(P)/FAD-dependent oxidoreductase, producing the protein MIGVVGGGVAGLAAAYRLQQRGHEVRVFEASEDLGGLAAVYETAGDPIEKFYHHLSKSEETIVELAEELGLGDDVEWRIGENGYYVDGVVHPMDKPWEILAFPHLSFYDKFRLGMLTLDIDVRGGVPKFDTYEKLEDFEDIPVEEFVRDHTTQNVYETFFEPLLDAKFGSRKGDVSAAWLLGRIKFRGERDILNGEILGYLDGGFGRLLDALVEAVGRENIETGTRVTDVLTDYGAVSGLTADDGDGETTHDVDDVVVAAMPNVLEDLTGYPCEIDFQGTVCSVISMDEPLLDTYWLNIADEAPFGALIEHTNFVERERYGGEHLLYVARYIQSPEEDLWQQDDDEVRETWLSGIESLFPEFDRESVNWVQTARNPRTAPVYERGYLDMVVPYDLADEVADGVYYAGMASEAQYPERSLNGGIVAGYEVADRIDGRESTSAE; encoded by the coding sequence ATGATCGGTGTCGTCGGTGGCGGTGTCGCAGGCCTTGCAGCGGCGTATCGGCTCCAACAGCGCGGACACGAGGTCCGCGTCTTCGAGGCCAGCGAGGACCTGGGGGGCCTGGCCGCGGTGTACGAGACGGCCGGCGACCCCATCGAGAAGTTCTACCACCACCTCTCGAAATCGGAGGAGACCATCGTCGAACTCGCCGAGGAACTGGGCCTGGGCGATGACGTCGAGTGGCGCATCGGCGAGAACGGCTACTACGTCGACGGCGTCGTCCACCCGATGGACAAGCCCTGGGAGATTCTCGCCTTCCCCCACCTGAGCTTCTACGACAAGTTCCGGCTGGGGATGCTCACGCTCGATATCGACGTTCGGGGCGGCGTTCCGAAGTTCGACACCTACGAGAAACTCGAGGACTTCGAGGACATCCCCGTCGAGGAGTTCGTCCGCGACCACACCACACAGAACGTCTACGAGACCTTCTTCGAGCCGCTGCTGGACGCGAAGTTCGGCTCCCGCAAGGGCGACGTCAGCGCCGCCTGGCTGCTTGGCCGCATCAAGTTCCGCGGCGAGCGGGACATCCTCAACGGCGAGATTCTGGGCTATCTGGACGGCGGCTTCGGGCGTCTGCTGGACGCTCTCGTCGAGGCCGTCGGCCGCGAGAACATCGAGACGGGCACCCGCGTGACCGACGTCCTGACCGACTACGGCGCGGTCAGCGGCCTCACCGCCGACGACGGGGACGGCGAGACCACACACGACGTCGACGACGTCGTCGTCGCGGCGATGCCCAACGTCCTCGAAGACCTCACTGGCTACCCCTGTGAGATAGACTTCCAGGGGACCGTCTGCTCGGTCATCAGCATGGACGAGCCCCTGCTGGATACGTACTGGCTCAACATCGCCGACGAGGCGCCCTTCGGCGCGCTCATCGAGCACACGAACTTCGTCGAGCGCGAGCGCTACGGCGGCGAACACCTCCTCTATGTCGCCCGCTACATCCAGTCCCCAGAGGAGGACCTCTGGCAGCAGGACGACGACGAAGTACGGGAAACGTGGCTCTCGGGCATCGAATCGCTGTTCCCCGAGTTCGACCGCGAGTCGGTCAACTGGGTGCAGACCGCCCGCAACCCCCGCACTGCACCGGTGTACGAGCGCGGCTATCTGGATATGGTCGTCCCGTACGACCTCGCCGACGAGGTCGCCGACGGTGTCTACTACGCCGGGATGGCCTCCGAGGCCCAGTACCCCGAACGGTCCCTCAACGGCGGTATCGTCGCCGGCTACGAAGTGGCCGACCGCATCGACGGGCGCGAGTCGACGAGCGCCGAGTAA
- a CDS encoding NAD(P)/FAD-dependent oxidoreductase, with product MSTSHVIIGDGIAGASAAETIREADPDASVTVITDEGEALYNRILIKEFAKGKLPEAPISIHEPEWYDERDIDLQLNTHVTDIEPVAHEIHTHKGETYEYDKLLIATGGTPAQLPVENSDADGIHHFWTFEDARGIREHAEESDQGIIVGAGLLGIDLAAVCAAQGIDAKYLMRGDRWWRYALSADGAEIIHDALRENGVEPVFDSGVDRFEVDDDGHVSGAVDPNGEAFDGEWAGVAIGLNFNTEFLDGAGIEEDDGIVVDEYMQTNVEDIYAAGDLTQFYDTILNARAQNGAWGSAKEQGSVAGKNMVEDAEAKEFRWVSSYSITHFDFPFLSFGHPARGDDEAEAKYSDSEWRRLAFENGQLIGGVLIGDLSQQSKYKKLIREERQVADQKELLLEKDVDLEEVKANTAPPAE from the coding sequence ATGAGCACGTCGCACGTGATTATCGGGGACGGTATCGCGGGAGCCTCCGCGGCCGAGACCATCAGGGAAGCCGACCCTGACGCATCAGTGACCGTCATCACCGACGAGGGAGAGGCCCTCTACAACCGGATTCTCATCAAGGAGTTCGCGAAGGGGAAACTGCCCGAGGCCCCCATCTCCATCCACGAGCCCGAGTGGTACGACGAGCGCGACATCGACCTCCAGCTCAACACCCACGTCACGGACATCGAGCCGGTCGCCCACGAGATTCACACGCACAAGGGCGAGACCTACGAGTACGACAAGCTGCTTATCGCGACCGGCGGCACCCCGGCACAGCTCCCCGTCGAGAACAGCGACGCCGACGGCATCCACCACTTCTGGACGTTCGAGGACGCCCGCGGCATCCGCGAGCACGCCGAGGAGTCAGACCAGGGTATCATCGTCGGCGCTGGGCTGCTGGGTATCGACCTCGCGGCCGTCTGTGCGGCCCAGGGCATCGACGCGAAGTATCTGATGCGCGGCGACCGCTGGTGGCGCTACGCGCTCTCGGCCGACGGCGCCGAGATTATCCACGACGCCCTCCGCGAGAACGGCGTCGAGCCCGTCTTCGATTCGGGCGTTGACCGCTTTGAGGTCGACGACGACGGCCACGTCTCCGGGGCCGTCGACCCCAACGGCGAGGCGTTCGACGGCGAGTGGGCCGGCGTCGCCATCGGGCTGAACTTCAACACGGAGTTCCTCGACGGCGCCGGCATCGAGGAGGACGACGGCATCGTCGTCGACGAGTACATGCAGACCAACGTCGAGGACATCTACGCGGCGGGCGACCTCACCCAGTTCTACGACACCATCCTCAACGCCCGCGCCCAGAACGGCGCCTGGGGCTCGGCAAAGGAGCAGGGCTCGGTCGCCGGGAAGAACATGGTCGAAGACGCAGAGGCCAAGGAGTTCCGCTGGGTCTCCTCCTATTCGATTACCCACTTCGACTTCCCGTTCCTCTCCTTTGGCCACCCCGCACGGGGCGACGACGAGGCCGAGGCCAAGTACTCCGACAGCGAGTGGCGCCGCCTCGCCTTCGAGAACGGCCAGCTCATCGGCGGCGTGCTCATCGGCGACCTCTCCCAGCAGTCCAAGTACAAGAAGCTCATCCGCGAGGAACGCCAGGTCGCAGACCAGAAGGAACTGCTTCTGGAGAAAGACGTCGACCTGGAAGAAGTGAAGGCCAACACCGCGCCACCTGCTGAATAG
- a CDS encoding DUF6149 family protein, whose product MKLRQNVKHFAAKQALTLPVVGEKVNDKLVGMHTDIFAGKADPDRADERRDHLDDFFDATMDTYVAALEDGFPEAEAREITHVQANFDFYNHGWTEMMEFPADELQAHYDRYETFFGKHGITISDPLGEFRPAGGIAEAPSTPDKLENPEHPHAVGGFADDAYVETEDGELVVGGQAEPADVDPSEAPGVDE is encoded by the coding sequence ATGAAACTCCGTCAGAACGTCAAACACTTCGCGGCCAAGCAGGCACTGACGCTGCCGGTCGTCGGCGAGAAGGTCAACGACAAGCTGGTCGGGATGCACACGGATATCTTCGCGGGGAAGGCCGACCCCGACCGGGCCGACGAGCGCCGGGACCACCTGGACGACTTCTTCGACGCGACGATGGACACCTACGTCGCCGCGCTCGAAGACGGGTTCCCTGAGGCCGAGGCCCGCGAGATAACCCACGTCCAGGCCAACTTCGACTTCTACAACCACGGCTGGACGGAGATGATGGAGTTCCCGGCCGACGAACTCCAGGCCCACTACGACCGCTACGAGACGTTCTTCGGGAAACACGGCATCACCATCTCGGACCCGCTGGGCGAGTTCCGCCCCGCGGGTGGCATCGCCGAGGCTCCCTCCACGCCCGATAAATTGGAGAACCCGGAACACCCCCACGCAGTGGGCGGGTTCGCCGACGACGCCTACGTCGAGACCGAGGACGGCGAACTCGTCGTCGGTGGCCAGGCGGAACCGGCGGACGTCGACCCGAGCGAGGCCCCCGGCGTCGACGAGTAG
- a CDS encoding DUF5815 family protein — translation MAEPRVPGGRESELELPCGKVVSTHDDLDLGMREYDCACGASHAVVMDMHPLARFVPEFLEQVLTETIEPADDHEEFTIAHLMGVVIEEFPDKVAVADATEDGAVGFSMAWVTDFDARRLHEIVVELIVELMDHAVSHAEDDEMAAEFEEQMLEFDIGAFVDQYRAERDFEDEHDSAV, via the coding sequence ATGGCAGAACCGCGCGTGCCCGGCGGGCGCGAGTCCGAGCTCGAACTCCCCTGTGGCAAGGTCGTCTCCACCCACGACGACCTCGACCTGGGGATGCGCGAATACGACTGCGCCTGTGGGGCGAGTCACGCCGTCGTCATGGACATGCATCCGCTGGCCCGCTTCGTCCCGGAGTTCTTAGAGCAGGTGCTCACCGAGACCATCGAGCCGGCCGACGACCACGAAGAGTTCACTATCGCACACCTGATGGGTGTGGTCATCGAGGAGTTCCCTGACAAGGTAGCCGTGGCAGACGCGACGGAGGACGGCGCCGTCGGCTTCTCGATGGCCTGGGTCACCGACTTCGACGCCCGACGGCTCCACGAAATCGTCGTCGAACTTATCGTCGAGTTGATGGACCACGCCGTCTCCCACGCCGAGGACGACGAGATGGCCGCCGAGTTCGAGGAACAGATGCTTGAGTTCGACATCGGTGCCTTCGTCGACCAGTACCGGGCAGAGCGTGATTTCGAGGACGAGCACGACTCGGCGGTCTGA